In the genome of Micrococcales bacterium, one region contains:
- a CDS encoding UDP-N-acetylmuramate--L-alanine ligase — translation MSALARLLLARGVRVSGSDAKDSRRLDALRALGAQCTVGHDPANVGEVGAVVVSTAIGESNVELRAARERGIPVLHRSVALAMTMTGRTVLAVAGTHGKTTTTSILTVILQACGQDPSFAIGSELNDSGANAHLGTGEAFVVEADESDGSFLRLDARVGIVTNVEPDHLNYWGTAEAMTAGFHDFATAIGGRGGYLVVCQDDPGSAALALAARAAGVDVRTYGVAEDSDYRIHVEDLTPDGSVFRVQGPSLGDVTCRIGVAGLHNVLNATAAVVAAVGLGLPPQEVAAGVEQFVGTRRRFEFRGEVAGVRVFDDYAHHPTEIAATLRAARAVVGAGRIRVAFQAHHYYRTAMYLDEFGAALGLADFVVVLEVFAPGEEPIPGASGQGMADAVPLPAEQVVFEPSWSAVAARLVADAHSGDMIMTLGAGDISLLIPEVLDLLARTLDEVGP, via the coding sequence ATGAGTGCACTGGCCAGGCTGCTGCTGGCCCGCGGCGTGCGGGTCAGCGGGTCCGACGCGAAGGACTCCCGGCGCCTGGACGCCCTGCGGGCGCTGGGCGCGCAGTGCACGGTCGGGCACGACCCCGCGAACGTCGGCGAGGTCGGTGCCGTGGTCGTGTCCACCGCGATCGGGGAGTCCAACGTCGAACTGCGCGCGGCCCGCGAGCGCGGTATCCCCGTGCTGCACAGGTCCGTGGCGCTGGCCATGACCATGACCGGCCGGACCGTCCTTGCCGTTGCAGGCACCCACGGTAAGACGACGACGACATCCATCCTCACGGTCATCCTGCAGGCCTGTGGCCAGGATCCCTCCTTCGCCATCGGCAGCGAACTCAACGACTCCGGAGCCAACGCGCACCTGGGTACCGGTGAGGCCTTCGTGGTCGAGGCCGACGAGAGCGACGGGTCGTTCCTGCGCCTCGATGCCCGGGTGGGGATCGTGACCAACGTCGAACCCGACCACCTCAATTACTGGGGGACCGCGGAGGCCATGACCGCCGGGTTCCACGACTTCGCCACGGCGATCGGCGGTCGTGGCGGCTACCTGGTCGTCTGTCAGGACGACCCGGGGTCCGCCGCACTGGCTCTTGCCGCCAGGGCTGCTGGCGTGGATGTGCGCACCTACGGGGTGGCCGAGGACAGCGACTACCGCATCCACGTCGAGGATCTGACGCCAGACGGGTCGGTCTTCCGGGTGCAGGGACCGTCACTCGGCGACGTCACCTGCCGCATCGGGGTCGCCGGCCTGCACAACGTGCTCAACGCCACCGCCGCAGTGGTCGCGGCCGTGGGTCTGGGCCTGCCCCCGCAGGAGGTGGCGGCCGGGGTGGAGCAGTTCGTCGGCACGCGGCGGCGTTTCGAGTTCCGCGGTGAGGTGGCCGGGGTGCGGGTGTTCGACGACTATGCGCACCATCCGACGGAGATCGCGGCCACGTTGCGCGCTGCGCGCGCAGTCGTGGGGGCCGGGCGCATCCGCGTGGCGTTCCAGGCCCATCACTACTACCGGACGGCCATGTACCTCGACGAGTTCGGCGCCGCCCTCGGCCTGGCCGATTTCGTCGTCGTCCTGGAGGTCTTCGCGCCGGGCGAGGAGCCGATCCCCGGAGCCAGCGGTCAGGGCATGGCCGATGCGGTCCCCTTGCCCGCCGAGCAGGTCGTGTTCGAGCCCTCCTGGTCGGCGGTGGCTGCCCGTCTGGTCGCAGATGCGCACTCCGGCGACATGATC
- a CDS encoding UDP-N-acetylglucosamine--N-acetylmuramyl-(pentapeptide) pyrophosphoryl-undecaprenol N-acetylglucosamine transferase, translated as MRVVVAGGGTAGHVEPALNLADAVRRADPDAVVTALGTAEGLETRLVPARGYELDLIPRVPLPRRPSADLLTLPGRLRTAVDRCREVLADRRAEVVVGFGGFVALPAYLAARGRVPIVVHEANAKAGLANRIGRRFTPFVAEATSGSLPGAVRIGIPLRESIAHLDRAARRSAARARWGLDPDRACLLVFGGSQGARSLNAAAVAAAPALTRAGVQVLHAFGARNGDQVAGVADLPGYHAVDYIDGMDDAYAAADMAVCRAGAMTCAELAAVGLPALYVPLPIGNGEQRFNAAPVVAADGGLLIDDAALDGDTLARAVLPVVTSPGRLDEMSQNAARQGVRDAAARLADMVFAAAAKGET; from the coding sequence CTGCGGGTGGTGGTGGCCGGCGGAGGAACGGCCGGGCACGTCGAGCCCGCCTTGAACCTCGCGGACGCCGTACGTCGCGCCGATCCCGATGCGGTTGTCACGGCGCTGGGCACGGCCGAGGGGCTGGAGACCCGGCTCGTCCCCGCCCGCGGTTACGAACTCGACCTGATTCCCCGGGTGCCCCTGCCGCGGCGACCGTCTGCGGACCTGCTCACACTGCCGGGTCGGTTGCGCACCGCCGTCGACAGGTGCCGGGAGGTGCTCGCCGATCGACGGGCCGAGGTCGTCGTGGGATTCGGGGGGTTCGTGGCGCTGCCGGCGTACCTGGCGGCTCGCGGCCGGGTACCGATCGTGGTCCATGAGGCCAACGCGAAAGCCGGGCTCGCCAACCGGATCGGGCGGCGCTTCACCCCGTTCGTCGCCGAGGCGACCTCCGGCAGCCTCCCCGGCGCGGTCCGTATCGGCATCCCATTGCGCGAGAGCATCGCCCACCTGGACCGGGCTGCACGCCGATCCGCTGCGCGTGCCCGGTGGGGTCTGGACCCCGACCGCGCTTGCCTGCTGGTCTTCGGTGGATCACAGGGTGCCCGTTCGCTGAACGCCGCCGCCGTTGCCGCGGCGCCGGCGTTGACACGGGCGGGGGTGCAGGTCCTGCACGCCTTCGGCGCGAGGAACGGCGATCAGGTGGCCGGCGTCGCCGATCTTCCCGGTTACCACGCCGTGGATTACATCGACGGCATGGACGACGCGTACGCGGCCGCGGACATGGCCGTATGCCGGGCCGGCGCCATGACGTGTGCGGAACTGGCAGCTGTCGGACTGCCCGCGTTGTACGTTCCGCTGCCCATCGGCAACGGTGAGCAGCGGTTCAACGCGGCGCCGGTCGTGGCCGCCGACGGGGGCCTGTTGATCGACGATGCTGCGCTGGACGGCGACACGCTGGCCAGGGCTGTGCTCCCGGTCGTCACCTCGCCAGGCAGACTGGATGAGATGTCGCAGAACGCAGCCCGTCAGGGCGTGCGGGATGCGGCGGCCCGACTCGCGGACATGGTGTTCGCGGCGGCCGCGAAGGGTGAGACGTGA
- a CDS encoding cell division protein FtsW → MPGIGVSVFGQRNWISFGGPFQFQPSELAKLAVIIWGADLLARKQKVIHEWRHLLVPLLPVWGLIVVLIVAEGDLGTTIVMFPILASLLFIVGAPARVFGAAFGALVLLVGLASVTVAYRMQRFRTWLDPASDPSGAGYQVIHGQYGLSTGGLFGTGLGASREKWGGLPEAHTDFIFAVIGEELGLIGSISVLLMFAIIAIVAVRVARSSDDLFVRLATGGILAWIVGQALINIGAVLGLLPVTGLPLPMVSYGGSSLLMCLCAIGVLLAFARAEPQAATALQSRRGDSRTRLLRRRGHH, encoded by the coding sequence GTGCCGGGCATCGGGGTGTCGGTCTTCGGTCAGCGCAACTGGATCTCCTTCGGCGGACCGTTCCAGTTCCAGCCCAGCGAATTGGCCAAACTCGCCGTCATCATCTGGGGTGCCGACCTCCTCGCGCGCAAGCAGAAGGTGATCCACGAGTGGCGGCATCTGCTCGTTCCGCTGCTGCCCGTGTGGGGCCTGATCGTGGTGCTGATCGTCGCCGAGGGCGATCTGGGCACCACCATTGTCATGTTCCCGATCCTGGCCAGCCTGTTGTTCATCGTCGGTGCCCCGGCGCGGGTGTTCGGGGCGGCGTTCGGCGCGCTGGTGCTGCTGGTCGGACTGGCCTCGGTCACGGTGGCCTACCGCATGCAGCGGTTCCGGACCTGGCTGGATCCTGCCTCGGATCCGAGCGGTGCGGGCTACCAGGTGATCCACGGGCAGTACGGGCTGTCCACTGGCGGGCTGTTCGGGACCGGGCTCGGAGCCAGCCGTGAGAAGTGGGGCGGGCTGCCCGAGGCGCACACCGACTTCATCTTCGCGGTCATCGGCGAGGAACTCGGTCTCATCGGCAGCATCAGCGTCCTGCTGATGTTCGCGATCATCGCCATCGTGGCCGTCCGGGTCGCTCGCTCCTCCGACGATCTGTTCGTCCGACTCGCGACCGGCGGGATCCTGGCGTGGATCGTGGGCCAGGCACTGATCAACATCGGCGCGGTGCTCGGTCTGCTTCCCGTCACCGGCCTGCCGTTGCCGATGGTCTCCTACGGTGGGTCGTCGCTGCTGATGTGTCTGTGTGCCATCGGTGTGTTGCTGGCCTTCGCCCGTGCGGAACCGCAGGCGGCCACGGCGCTGCAGTCACGACGCGGGGACTCCCGGACACGGCTCCTGCGGCGCAGGGGGCACCACTGA
- a CDS encoding UDP-N-acetylmuramoyl-L-alanine--D-glutamate ligase, with the protein MGAAVTDLPPPGRADWSGLQVVVAGLGIAGFACADGLLQRGAHVTVVDDKDGPDQQNKAQILDVLGATVRLGYGSSLPDADLLVVSPGLPPSAAITTAALAAGMPVWGELELAWRLRDPDGAPWLFVTGTNGKTTTTLMLASMLRAAGLRTDAVGNIGVSLVSAVLDPEPFDVLAVEVGAPQLPFVHTVSPHSAACLNLAEDHVDFFGSFEDYRNAKARVYERTQVSCVYNAQDEATIRMVEQAEVVEGCRAIGFTLGIPDRSEVGVVDNLLADRAFLQERASHALELATTGDVQPPVPHQIANALAAAALARSFGIDPRHVRDGLRRFEPAAHRIAEVGRVDEVLYIDDSKATNAHAADMSLRAYESVVWIAGGLAKGQTFDDLVISHAGRLRAVVLLGADRDRIREALRRHAPDVPVEEVGATDTGAMQEVVRRAAGLARPGDTVLLAPGCASWDMFSDYAQRGRAFAAAVAGMES; encoded by the coding sequence ATGGGTGCGGCTGTGACGGATCTCCCCCCGCCGGGACGTGCGGACTGGTCCGGGCTGCAGGTGGTGGTCGCCGGGCTGGGGATCGCCGGGTTCGCCTGTGCTGACGGGCTGCTGCAGCGCGGCGCGCATGTGACGGTGGTCGATGACAAAGACGGCCCGGACCAGCAGAACAAGGCACAGATCCTCGACGTGCTCGGTGCCACGGTCCGACTCGGGTATGGCTCTTCGCTGCCCGACGCGGACCTGCTGGTGGTGTCGCCGGGCCTGCCGCCGTCGGCTGCGATCACCACTGCGGCGCTGGCCGCGGGCATGCCGGTCTGGGGTGAACTGGAACTGGCGTGGCGGCTGCGCGACCCGGACGGGGCGCCCTGGTTGTTCGTCACCGGCACCAACGGCAAGACCACGACCACGCTGATGCTGGCCTCGATGTTGCGCGCCGCCGGGCTGCGTACCGACGCCGTCGGCAACATCGGCGTGAGCCTGGTCTCCGCGGTGCTGGACCCGGAACCCTTCGACGTGCTGGCCGTGGAAGTGGGTGCCCCCCAGTTGCCTTTCGTGCACACCGTGTCCCCACACTCCGCGGCCTGCTTGAACCTCGCCGAGGATCATGTCGACTTCTTCGGCTCCTTCGAGGACTACCGCAACGCGAAGGCCCGGGTCTACGAGCGCACCCAGGTGTCCTGCGTGTACAACGCGCAGGACGAGGCGACGATCCGCATGGTCGAGCAGGCCGAGGTCGTCGAGGGCTGCCGCGCGATCGGCTTCACCCTCGGTATTCCGGACCGATCGGAGGTGGGGGTGGTCGACAACCTCCTCGCCGACCGCGCCTTCCTGCAGGAGCGCGCGAGCCACGCGCTGGAACTGGCCACTACCGGCGATGTCCAGCCACCGGTTCCGCATCAGATCGCCAACGCCCTCGCGGCTGCCGCACTGGCCCGGTCCTTCGGCATTGATCCCCGACACGTGCGCGACGGTCTGCGCCGTTTCGAGCCGGCCGCGCACCGCATCGCCGAGGTCGGCCGGGTCGACGAGGTGCTGTACATCGACGACTCGAAGGCGACCAACGCGCATGCCGCGGACATGTCCCTGCGGGCCTACGAGTCGGTCGTGTGGATCGCCGGTGGGCTGGCCAAGGGGCAGACATTCGATGACCTGGTGATCAGCCACGCGGGCCGTCTGCGGGCTGTCGTGCTGCTCGGGGCCGACCGGGACCGGATCCGCGAGGCACTGCGGCGACACGCACCGGATGTGCCGGTGGAAGAGGTCGGGGCCACGGACACTGGTGCAATGCAGGAAGTGGTGCGACGGGCCGCGGGGCTGGCCCGACCGGGGGACACGGTTCTGCTGGCGCCGGGATGCGCATCATGGGACATGTTCAGCGACTACGCCCAGCGGGGGCGGGCCTTCGCAGCAGCCGTGGCCGGCATGGAGTCGTGA
- a CDS encoding phospho-N-acetylmuramoyl-pentapeptide-transferase yields the protein MKLVVIAGLVALLVTLLGTPLLIRFLQRHGYSQAIRVSTEGVPYPEHEGKRGTPSMGGLAILIALLVGYTVSHLYAWQLPSASGLLAIYLIVGLGLVGAADDYLKIFKQRSTGIRARTKLIGQAVVALTFAYGTTLWPDEYGRTPASNAVSLVRDTPIVLPTVLLVLWVWLLITAATNAVNLTDGLDGLAAGASAITFMAYTLLGVWQYGQNCSFGRFVRCYDVRDPLDLAVVAAAMAGACVGFLWWNASPAQIFMGDTGSLALGGGIAALAILSRTELLLPLMGGLFVIVALSVIGQVGSYKLTGKRMFRMAPLHHHFEMKGWGEVTIVVRFWIVQALFVAAALSLFYAEWVRL from the coding sequence GTGAAACTGGTCGTCATCGCCGGGCTGGTCGCCCTGCTGGTCACGCTGCTCGGCACGCCGCTGCTGATCCGATTCCTGCAGCGCCACGGCTACTCCCAGGCGATCCGGGTCTCCACCGAGGGTGTGCCGTACCCCGAGCACGAGGGCAAGCGCGGCACCCCGTCCATGGGTGGCCTGGCCATCCTCATCGCCCTGCTCGTCGGGTACACGGTGAGCCATCTGTACGCCTGGCAACTGCCATCGGCGTCCGGGTTGCTGGCCATCTACCTCATCGTCGGGCTCGGCCTGGTGGGCGCCGCGGACGACTACCTGAAGATCTTCAAGCAGCGCTCGACCGGCATCCGGGCGCGCACCAAGCTCATCGGTCAGGCGGTCGTCGCGCTGACGTTCGCGTACGGCACCACCCTGTGGCCCGACGAGTACGGGCGAACGCCGGCGTCCAACGCGGTCTCCTTGGTGCGCGACACCCCGATTGTGCTGCCCACAGTCCTGCTGGTGCTGTGGGTCTGGCTACTCATCACCGCCGCCACCAATGCGGTCAACCTGACCGATGGCCTCGACGGTTTGGCCGCTGGGGCCAGTGCGATCACCTTCATGGCCTACACCCTGCTGGGGGTGTGGCAGTACGGTCAGAACTGCTCCTTCGGGCGCTTCGTCCGCTGCTACGACGTGCGCGACCCGCTGGACCTGGCGGTCGTGGCCGCGGCCATGGCCGGCGCGTGCGTGGGGTTCCTCTGGTGGAATGCCTCCCCGGCACAGATCTTCATGGGCGACACCGGCTCGCTGGCGCTCGGCGGCGGCATCGCCGCGCTGGCCATTCTCAGCCGCACCGAGCTGCTGCTGCCTCTGATGGGTGGGCTGTTCGTGATTGTCGCGCTGTCGGTCATCGGCCAAGTCGGCAGTTACAAACTCACCGGCAAGCGGATGTTCCGCATGGCGCCGCTGCACCATCACTTCGAGATGAAGGGGTGGGGAGAGGTGACCATCGTGGTGAGGTTCTGGATCGTGCAGGCGCTGTTCGTGGCTGCGGCGCTGTCGTTGTTCTACGCGGAATGGGTGCGGCTGTGA
- a CDS encoding UDP-N-acetylmuramoyl-L-alanyl-D-glutamate--2,6-diaminopimelate ligase → MSEAPFTRHPTSPVLLSEICALLGVPPVAGSVTGVSLSSAAVQPGDLYAGLPGARTHGARYVPQAVAHGAAAVLTDPQGAAMFETDVPIVVCADPRARLGEVSATVYGDPSARLQTLGVTGTNGKTTVTYMLAAALEALGTPVGLIGTTGTYIGARRLPTVRTTPEAPDLQALMALMVDEDVLALAMEVSSHALVLGRVDGITFDIAAFTNLSPDHLDFHETMAEYFAAKSSLFSPLRSRRAVINTDDEWGRRLAGSVVVPHVTYAVSGPADWTIRSVRADAAGSVFEAVHAGTAVTVRVGSPGLFNVANALCALAMLVTAGHAPQPAAAALSSFHGVPGRMEVVGAQPAVIVDYAHTPDAVERALHAIAGLTQGRIWCVIGCGGDRDAIKRPAMGEIAARLADHVVVTDDNPRSEDPAVIRAAVLRGAHQVAGADVTEIGDRSDAIHRVIAAASPADTVIILGKGHETGQEIAGVVQPFDDRDVARAALGARP, encoded by the coding sequence GTGTCCGAGGCGCCATTCACCCGACACCCGACGTCGCCGGTTCTCCTGAGCGAGATCTGCGCGCTGCTCGGGGTCCCCCCGGTGGCAGGTTCGGTCACCGGCGTCAGCCTGTCATCGGCGGCGGTGCAGCCCGGCGATCTCTACGCCGGACTTCCGGGCGCGCGCACGCACGGCGCCAGGTACGTGCCGCAGGCTGTGGCACATGGCGCTGCGGCCGTCCTCACCGACCCGCAAGGGGCGGCCATGTTCGAGACGGACGTGCCCATCGTGGTCTGCGCGGACCCGCGGGCCCGGCTCGGGGAGGTCAGCGCCACGGTGTACGGCGATCCGTCGGCCCGTCTGCAGACGTTGGGCGTGACGGGTACCAACGGCAAGACGACTGTCACGTACATGCTGGCCGCGGCGCTCGAAGCGCTCGGCACGCCGGTCGGACTCATCGGCACCACGGGCACCTATATCGGGGCACGGCGGTTGCCCACGGTGCGAACCACCCCGGAGGCCCCCGACCTGCAGGCACTTATGGCGCTGATGGTCGACGAGGACGTCCTGGCGCTGGCCATGGAGGTGTCCAGTCACGCGCTGGTCCTCGGCCGGGTGGACGGCATCACGTTCGACATCGCCGCCTTCACCAATCTGAGCCCCGATCACCTCGACTTCCACGAAACGATGGCGGAGTACTTCGCTGCCAAGTCGTCGCTGTTCAGCCCGCTGCGCAGCCGCCGCGCCGTCATCAACACCGACGACGAGTGGGGGCGCCGATTGGCCGGCAGCGTGGTCGTGCCGCATGTCACCTACGCCGTGAGCGGTCCCGCGGACTGGACGATCCGTTCCGTGCGCGCCGACGCCGCGGGGTCGGTGTTCGAGGCCGTTCACGCGGGGACGGCGGTCACTGTGCGCGTCGGATCACCGGGGCTGTTCAACGTGGCGAACGCACTGTGCGCGCTGGCGATGCTCGTCACCGCGGGTCACGCCCCGCAGCCTGCCGCAGCCGCACTGTCGTCCTTCCACGGCGTTCCCGGGCGCATGGAGGTCGTGGGTGCGCAACCGGCGGTCATCGTGGACTATGCACACACACCCGACGCCGTGGAACGGGCGTTGCATGCCATCGCCGGCCTGACGCAGGGCAGAATCTGGTGTGTGATCGGGTGCGGAGGAGATCGGGACGCCATCAAGCGCCCGGCGATGGGTGAGATCGCCGCGCGCCTGGCCGATCATGTGGTCGTCACCGACGACAACCCCCGCTCGGAGGACCCGGCGGTCATCCGGGCCGCGGTTCTGCGTGGAGCGCACCAAGTGGCGGGCGCGGACGTGACGGAGATCGGCGACCGGTCGGACGCCATCCACCGGGTGATCGCGGCCGCCTCGCCAGCGGACACGGTGATCATCCTCGGGAAGGGCCACGAGACGGGCCAGGAGATCGCCGGTGTCGTGCAGCCGTTCGACGACCGCGACGTCGCGCGGGCGGCCCTGGGTGCACGCCCGTGA
- the rsmH gene encoding 16S rRNA (cytosine(1402)-N(4))-methyltransferase RsmH, producing MEQAAHIPVALNRVLDLLDPVLGTDSPTQERVMVDATTGLGGHSAAVLARFPAARVIGLDRDPAAVAAARQRLAPFGDRASIHHARYDQMGEVLDAEHVPEIDAVLFDLGVSSMQIDQTDRGFSYARPAPLDMRMDTTAALTAEEVLNTYPQSELARVLWEYGEERFARRIARQIVQRRPLQTSTDLVAAVEAGVPAGARRKGHPAKRTFQAIRIEVNAELRSLEQAVPVALRRLRLGGRFIALSYHSLEDKMIKQALRGGSQSTAPPDLPVIPPDSRPWLRLITRGSEVASDTEVAANPRARSVRLRAAEKVREAS from the coding sequence GTGGAGCAGGCCGCCCACATACCCGTGGCGCTCAACCGTGTCCTCGACCTCCTCGACCCCGTCCTCGGAACCGACTCACCCACCCAGGAGCGCGTCATGGTGGATGCCACCACTGGCCTCGGCGGCCACAGCGCCGCGGTGCTCGCGCGCTTCCCGGCCGCGCGGGTGATCGGCCTGGATCGCGACCCGGCCGCCGTGGCCGCCGCCCGGCAGCGGCTCGCGCCCTTCGGTGACCGGGCCTCGATCCACCACGCCCGGTACGACCAGATGGGTGAAGTGCTCGATGCCGAGCACGTCCCGGAGATCGATGCTGTGCTCTTCGATCTCGGGGTCTCCTCGATGCAGATCGACCAGACTGATCGTGGCTTCTCGTACGCCCGGCCGGCGCCCTTGGACATGCGCATGGACACCACCGCCGCACTCACCGCCGAGGAGGTCCTCAACACCTACCCGCAGTCAGAACTCGCGCGCGTCCTCTGGGAGTACGGCGAAGAGCGGTTCGCCCGCCGGATCGCACGACAGATCGTCCAGCGCCGCCCCTTGCAGACCAGTACCGACCTCGTGGCTGCGGTGGAGGCGGGGGTTCCTGCCGGTGCCCGGCGCAAGGGACACCCCGCCAAACGCACCTTCCAGGCCATCCGCATCGAAGTCAACGCGGAACTGCGCAGTCTCGAGCAGGCGGTGCCGGTCGCACTGCGGCGACTGCGTCTGGGGGGCCGGTTCATCGCTTTGAGTTACCACTCGCTGGAGGACAAGATGATCAAGCAGGCCCTGCGCGGCGGGTCCCAGTCCACCGCACCACCCGATCTGCCGGTGATCCCGCCCGACTCGCGGCCCTGGCTTCGTCTGATTACCCGCGGGTCGGAGGTAGCGTCGGACACAGAAGTTGCGGCGAACCCACGGGCTCGTTCAGTCCGGCTGCGTGCCGCTGAGAAGGTGCGGGAGGCATCATGA
- the mraZ gene encoding division/cell wall cluster transcriptional repressor MraZ, which produces MFLGTHTPKVDDKGRLILPAKFRPGLADGVVLTKGQDRSLVLWPIAEFEAAAARVREASQSNAAVRAYSRVLFSSAFDQVPDKQGRITVPPTLREYAGLARECVVVGNHHTVEIWDERAWNDYLVTQDEQFADLSQEVVPGLF; this is translated from the coding sequence ATGTTCCTCGGCACGCACACCCCCAAGGTCGACGACAAGGGCCGACTGATCCTGCCGGCCAAGTTCCGCCCCGGCCTGGCGGACGGCGTGGTCCTCACCAAGGGTCAGGACCGGTCCCTTGTCCTATGGCCGATCGCTGAATTCGAGGCAGCTGCGGCCCGGGTCCGGGAGGCCTCACAGTCCAATGCGGCAGTCCGTGCGTACTCCCGCGTGCTGTTCTCCAGCGCCTTCGACCAGGTCCCGGACAAGCAGGGGCGCATCACCGTGCCGCCGACGTTGCGCGAGTATGCGGGCCTGGCGCGTGAGTGTGTCGTGGTGGGCAACCACCACACCGTCGAGATCTGGGACGAACGGGCGTGGAACGACTATCTGGTCACGCAGGACGAGCAGTTCGCCGACCTGTCCCAGGAGGTGGTGCCCGGACTGTTCTGA